One Turneriella parva DSM 21527 genomic region harbors:
- a CDS encoding adenylate/guanylate cyclase domain-containing protein yields the protein MPTTLTTPIPMNEDERLSALRRYDILDSEKEQLFDDLTRLAADITGTPVSLITLVDKDRVWIKSNVGFDAPETPREGAFCAHTIMTEDGMVVSDVSLDARFQNGVVDAEKSVRFYAGTPLKTRDGYNLGTLCVVDTKPREISEDALARLKMLARQAMAQIELRHNLGALAKTTRKAISLENLMKRYTSRSVWERADLTVENGRLDIHDEEVFATYLFLDVVGFTRFSEELGSSATVELLNAYFRPIVDVVFANGGDIDKFVGDQLFCLFQDGAQAVATALKIRAMLEELNQERAVRGDVTLNVTMGLHSGQAIRANVGGDDRRDNTLIGNAVNIAARLQKACRPGGILISQTLFESVQPHAKSEQQVRLRLKNLTETVLAHYIDAP from the coding sequence ATGCCAACAACGCTCACAACCCCGATTCCCATGAACGAAGATGAACGCCTGAGCGCGCTCAGGCGGTACGATATTCTCGACAGCGAAAAAGAGCAGCTGTTCGACGACCTGACAAGGCTTGCCGCCGATATTACCGGCACACCCGTAAGCCTCATTACCCTCGTCGACAAAGACAGAGTATGGATTAAGTCGAATGTCGGTTTCGACGCTCCTGAAACACCACGCGAAGGCGCCTTCTGCGCGCACACGATCATGACCGAAGATGGTATGGTCGTGAGCGACGTCAGTCTCGATGCCCGTTTTCAGAACGGCGTGGTCGATGCTGAAAAGAGCGTACGGTTTTACGCGGGTACTCCGCTGAAAACCCGTGACGGCTACAATCTCGGCACACTGTGCGTGGTCGATACCAAGCCGCGGGAAATTTCAGAAGATGCTCTTGCCCGACTCAAGATGCTTGCGCGACAGGCGATGGCGCAGATTGAGCTCAGGCATAATCTGGGCGCGCTTGCGAAAACTACCCGCAAGGCAATATCACTCGAGAATCTCATGAAAAGGTATACATCGCGCAGCGTCTGGGAGCGCGCCGACCTGACCGTCGAAAATGGGCGGTTAGATATTCACGATGAGGAGGTTTTTGCGACATATCTCTTTCTCGACGTCGTCGGTTTCACGCGTTTCAGTGAAGAACTGGGCTCTTCGGCAACTGTTGAGCTGCTCAACGCCTATTTTAGGCCCATCGTCGATGTCGTCTTTGCGAACGGCGGAGACATCGATAAGTTTGTCGGTGATCAGCTTTTCTGTCTGTTTCAAGACGGCGCGCAGGCCGTTGCCACGGCCCTCAAGATTCGCGCCATGCTCGAAGAACTCAATCAAGAGCGCGCAGTCAGGGGCGACGTGACGCTAAACGTCACCATGGGGCTACATTCAGGGCAGGCAATTCGCGCGAACGTTGGCGGTGATGACCGCAGAGACAATACGCTGATCGGTAACGCCGTCAACATTGCAGCGCGGTTGCAGAAGGCATGCCGCCCCGGTGGCATTCTCATCAGCCAGACGCTATTTGAGAGCGTTCAGCCACATGCCAAGAGCGAGCAGCAGGTTCGTTTACGGCTCAAGAATCTTACAGAAACTGTGCTGGCGCATTATATCGATGCGCCCTAA
- a CDS encoding TVP38/TMEM64 family protein, translated as MAQSKMGRFVDLLRLSFPLILLIALAISWKFLDPAIIDAISNGVRNIPNTPFAIFWVVLVYCVLSIFVFPISILLYGTILTFGLYPGVVYCFAGTMSASVLNYYFGAWFSQKQVFRFLEHRKLSDLKEALQSPSLATIMIIRLTPVAPFTVENYLAGAVGVKPGLYILGTFLGLTPGILCIGLITTALSPYVKNPVYYIPIYFGMSSVLLFCIVLGKKVAAACTRYRLQKRIGSIVYSRLDQIKGVDLYFQDQQRLASYISQVSYGVDQQSFFVKVGGPHGSDALLLFQKITVTPKELLGYVKARGSLGKSVVRKIIAFFVQNRRITILVNGCPNLTGDFRFVSKPDDLDEADALVAALRKLKNVIDFDAVIVKDINPPLRKKPAEFKKFQVDPNMVVQNTWPTVEAYVAAMRTKYRQRYQSTMKKSAAISMQKLNLTQIAEHKAEINGLLSQVVKQDKFNLERIPEDYFMRLAGMPQFSLYGYFLHDRLVGFRSSLDAADRLIAHYVGFAADVNAEQKLYQRMLYDFVAEGIEKKLPAIHLGRTALEIKSTVGADREDYLLLFHSDNWFYRTIGNYYVGRLAATEFEARSPFRDE; from the coding sequence ATGGCGCAGAGCAAAATGGGCCGCTTCGTCGATCTGCTGCGGCTCAGCTTTCCGCTCATTCTGCTCATTGCCCTGGCAATTTCATGGAAGTTTCTCGACCCAGCGATTATTGACGCAATCAGCAACGGCGTTCGCAATATTCCAAATACGCCATTCGCTATTTTCTGGGTAGTGCTTGTCTATTGCGTTCTGAGTATTTTTGTTTTTCCCATCAGCATTCTGCTCTATGGCACGATTCTCACGTTCGGATTGTATCCGGGAGTTGTCTATTGCTTTGCCGGCACGATGTCTGCTTCTGTTCTGAATTACTATTTCGGCGCCTGGTTTAGCCAGAAGCAGGTATTTCGCTTTCTGGAACACCGCAAACTCTCTGACCTTAAAGAAGCTTTGCAGAGCCCGAGCCTTGCGACGATCATGATCATTCGGCTGACTCCCGTCGCGCCCTTCACCGTTGAGAATTATCTCGCGGGCGCAGTGGGAGTTAAACCCGGCCTCTACATTTTGGGCACGTTTCTCGGCCTTACCCCGGGAATTCTCTGCATCGGCCTCATCACCACCGCGCTCAGCCCTTACGTCAAAAATCCCGTCTATTACATTCCGATCTATTTCGGTATGTCGAGTGTGCTGCTCTTCTGCATTGTCCTCGGCAAGAAGGTCGCGGCGGCCTGCACCAGATATCGCCTTCAGAAGAGAATCGGCTCCATAGTCTATTCGCGGCTTGACCAAATCAAGGGTGTCGATCTATACTTTCAAGACCAGCAGCGGCTGGCCTCGTATATTTCGCAGGTGAGTTATGGCGTCGATCAACAGAGTTTTTTCGTCAAGGTCGGCGGCCCGCACGGCTCAGATGCGCTGCTGCTTTTTCAGAAGATTACCGTGACGCCGAAAGAACTGCTGGGTTATGTCAAGGCCAGAGGTTCGCTCGGTAAGAGCGTCGTGCGCAAGATTATCGCATTTTTCGTGCAAAACCGCCGCATCACGATTCTGGTGAATGGCTGTCCGAACCTGACGGGCGATTTTCGCTTTGTCTCAAAGCCAGACGATCTCGATGAAGCCGACGCACTGGTTGCCGCTCTCAGAAAACTCAAAAATGTCATCGATTTCGACGCCGTGATCGTGAAAGATATTAATCCGCCACTTAGAAAAAAGCCAGCCGAATTCAAGAAGTTTCAGGTCGATCCGAATATGGTGGTACAGAATACGTGGCCAACGGTTGAGGCATACGTTGCCGCTATGCGCACGAAATACCGGCAGCGCTACCAGAGCACGATGAAAAAAAGCGCGGCGATTTCCATGCAGAAGCTGAACCTGACGCAAATCGCCGAGCACAAGGCCGAGATCAACGGCCTGCTGTCGCAGGTCGTGAAGCAAGACAAGTTTAATCTTGAACGTATACCCGAAGACTACTTCATGCGCCTCGCAGGCATGCCGCAGTTTTCGCTCTACGGTTATTTCTTGCATGACCGGCTTGTTGGTTTTCGCAGCTCGCTCGATGCTGCAGACAGGTTGATCGCGCACTATGTCGGTTTCGCAGCAGACGTGAACGCCGAGCAGAAGCTGTACCAGCGCATGCTCTATGATTTTGTTGCCGAGGGTATCGAAAAAAAACTACCTGCAATCCATTTGGGTCGCACGGCACTCGAAATCAAGTCAACCGTGGGCGCCGATCGCGAAGATTACCTGCTGCTCTTCCATTCAGATAACTGGTTCTATCGCACGATCGGCAACTACTATGTCGGCAGACTGGCAGCGACCGAATTCGAAGCGCGTTCGCCGTTTCGGGACGAGTGA
- a CDS encoding SBBP repeat-containing protein, protein MKLKAYLMILMVSGAFVHCKSGGGDSGDASSGSAAAGTAQWARLPTPVSGTISFSAVASDSSGNAYVVGSQTGTGAHQYATGVTATGTAAGSNAVIVKYNSSGAAQWARTTTAGTGGSAFAGIAVDSSGNIFAVGSQSGNAATSYAAGITATGTYSLGNNVVIVKYNSAGDAQWARTVTAGTNASAYTSVAVDSSGNAYAAGSQNQNGVFTYAAGVSATGSAAAATNAVIVKYDTNGTAQWAKTVTAGSNNSVFNGVGVDSSGNVYAAGSQSTNATYTYDTGVSATGLSISGLNLVVVKYNSAGTGQWARVATAGSNQTAANAVAVDSSGNAYVAGYQIGNTAFTYGTGITATAAVSGAMNSLLVKYDSTGTAQWARTVTTATAESRFFAVAVNASGRITAGGNKLSENAFTYGTGVTVTGTSFNYNMTLVQYDSAGTAQWGRSVTSGSNNSRVNGISADSPGNIYAVGFQNGTGSYSYGNGISAAGPLGGDNPTILQYR, encoded by the coding sequence ATGAAATTGAAAGCTTACCTTATGATACTTATGGTTAGCGGTGCCTTCGTGCATTGCAAGAGTGGCGGTGGCGATAGCGGTGACGCGTCGAGCGGTAGCGCCGCTGCGGGCACTGCTCAGTGGGCACGGTTACCGACACCGGTCAGCGGAACTATTTCTTTTTCTGCTGTGGCCAGTGATAGCTCTGGCAATGCGTATGTGGTCGGCTCACAAACGGGCACGGGAGCGCATCAATACGCAACTGGCGTGACCGCAACGGGCACGGCAGCAGGCTCCAATGCTGTAATCGTAAAATACAATTCTTCTGGCGCGGCTCAATGGGCACGAACCACGACGGCAGGTACGGGTGGCTCTGCATTTGCAGGTATTGCTGTTGATAGTTCAGGTAATATTTTCGCCGTCGGCTCTCAAAGCGGAAATGCCGCCACAAGCTATGCAGCCGGAATCACCGCAACGGGTACGTATAGTCTTGGCAACAACGTGGTGATAGTTAAATACAATTCAGCAGGTGATGCGCAGTGGGCGCGCACCGTTACAGCGGGTACGAATGCGTCTGCATACACGTCAGTGGCCGTCGATAGCAGCGGCAACGCCTATGCGGCTGGTAGCCAAAACCAAAATGGCGTGTTCACCTACGCTGCGGGAGTTTCAGCGACCGGCTCCGCAGCGGCAGCTACTAACGCCGTCATCGTTAAATATGATACAAACGGAACTGCCCAATGGGCCAAGACCGTCACGGCTGGTAGCAATAACTCTGTTTTTAATGGTGTGGGTGTTGATAGCTCTGGCAATGTGTACGCGGCCGGTTCACAATCGACGAATGCCACGTACACATATGACACTGGGGTATCAGCAACTGGCTTGTCGATCTCGGGTCTTAATCTGGTGGTTGTCAAATACAACTCGGCAGGTACGGGACAATGGGCTAGGGTAGCGACAGCCGGCAGCAATCAGACGGCGGCGAACGCGGTGGCAGTGGATTCAAGTGGCAACGCTTATGTGGCCGGTTATCAAATTGGCAATACGGCGTTCACTTATGGCACTGGTATTACTGCCACGGCAGCCGTTTCGGGTGCTATGAATTCTCTGTTGGTCAAATATGATTCTACAGGTACCGCTCAGTGGGCACGAACAGTAACCACGGCAACAGCTGAATCGCGTTTCTTTGCTGTAGCCGTTAATGCCAGCGGCAGAATCACTGCTGGCGGAAACAAACTATCTGAAAATGCGTTCACGTACGGCACTGGTGTAACTGTAACGGGAACTTCGTTCAACTATAACATGACTCTGGTGCAGTATGACAGCGCAGGAACAGCACAATGGGGCAGAAGCGTAACATCGGGCAGTAACAATTCACGCGTTAATGGTATTTCTGCTGATAGCCCTGGAAACATATACGCTGTGGGTTTCCAGAATGGTACGGGATCATACAGTTATGGTAATGGTATCAGCGCTGCTGGCCCTCTTGGTGGTGATAATCCGACTATCCTTCAGTATCGATAG
- a CDS encoding TlpA family protein disulfide reductase translates to MVIGYIYQKYRIAPGIEFAQLEAYNARGERVKVWQKSSRGTVVVFFASWCHDCERELPKLQRVLQGQLKGVDVVALTDEGITTMVQYRDAMKFNFRFYSLPKDFGHYGIHAIPTIYLLNAQGETVFTKVGDVDWNSPELSRQLE, encoded by the coding sequence GTGGTTATTGGCTACATCTACCAAAAATACCGCATTGCGCCGGGCATTGAGTTTGCACAACTCGAAGCGTACAATGCGCGGGGCGAAAGAGTGAAGGTATGGCAGAAATCAAGCCGCGGCACAGTCGTCGTGTTTTTTGCCAGTTGGTGTCATGACTGTGAGCGTGAACTGCCGAAGCTGCAACGTGTTTTGCAGGGGCAACTCAAGGGCGTAGATGTGGTAGCGCTCACTGACGAAGGTATCACGACAATGGTCCAATACCGTGACGCGATGAAATTCAATTTCAGGTTCTATTCACTACCGAAAGATTTTGGACATTACGGCATACATGCGATACCGACAATCTATTTACTGAATGCGCAGGGCGAAACCGTTTTCACCAAGGTCGGCGATGTCGACTGGAACTCGCCAGAGCTTTCGCGTCAACTCGAGTAA
- a CDS encoding DUF6989 domain-containing protein: MNYNRSDFRLASALPWQFLFLVITAALLWFRTPANIGIALLTLCVVWDILFYLWSRTEASIQLKQILIFSMVLSIFQIFPDWVLSRHLGVLVLPPDGLFKWDTVSGYMALLWTIPASQILIAYSVAHERWGYKLAYAAAILVGAILFIGSEELLWMLPSWYAINVIKWGHVARYIILPEILLSFMIVFVFGRVKEKSLLWYTCGAALVSFIYTAAAVLSYHLMG; encoded by the coding sequence ATGAATTACAACCGCAGTGATTTTCGTCTGGCTTCAGCGCTGCCCTGGCAGTTTCTCTTTCTCGTCATCACGGCCGCTCTTCTCTGGTTCAGAACCCCGGCAAACATCGGTATTGCACTACTGACACTTTGCGTTGTATGGGATATTCTCTTTTATCTGTGGTCACGGACAGAAGCGTCTATTCAGCTCAAGCAGATTCTTATTTTCTCTATGGTGCTCAGCATTTTCCAGATCTTTCCCGATTGGGTACTCTCGCGGCATCTCGGCGTACTGGTCTTGCCACCCGATGGCCTGTTCAAGTGGGACACCGTGTCAGGATACATGGCGCTACTCTGGACAATACCTGCCTCGCAGATTCTGATCGCCTACTCGGTCGCGCATGAGCGCTGGGGCTATAAGCTGGCCTATGCCGCCGCAATATTGGTGGGAGCTATTCTTTTCATCGGGTCTGAAGAACTGCTTTGGATGCTGCCCTCTTGGTACGCAATTAATGTGATCAAATGGGGCCATGTCGCCCGCTATATCATCCTGCCGGAGATCTTGCTGAGCTTCATGATTGTTTTTGTATTTGGACGCGTGAAAGAAAAATCTCTCCTGTGGTATACCTGCGGCGCGGCCCTGGTTTCATTTATCTATACAGCAGCGGCCGTGTTGAGCTACCACCTGATGGGATAA
- a CDS encoding metal-dependent hydrolase, with translation MDNLTHSMTAAIAAKFVRTPPSAGDTGTKRTIFWLLVASVNFPDLDVVMAVFRDPILTIKTHRWITHSVLAAPLFAVIPAAVFYRFSKVKDFRLLWFTALLGIYIHIFSDLVTPYGTMLLAPLSNHRFTLSSQFIVDLYFTFGLLAFILLGRYDASRQRFWHRLGLFFMVAYLVGTFGLQQYAHARVRRAVSENRIEFEKISALPLPLSIFDWGGLVQTKSGVLRAEFSLFDDRLMFEDLRHAADAFVDRTRRHAQAVWYLGFAHHPLVHSFVQDNNHIVEIHDMQFSAPARMVKMFGIKKPHAPFALRFTYNAAGELVGSSFNE, from the coding sequence ATGGATAACCTGACACATTCCATGACGGCGGCAATCGCCGCAAAATTCGTGCGCACCCCACCTTCGGCCGGCGACACCGGCACAAAGCGCACGATCTTTTGGCTGCTCGTCGCAAGCGTGAATTTTCCCGATCTCGATGTGGTAATGGCGGTTTTTCGCGATCCGATTCTGACCATCAAAACCCACAGGTGGATTACCCACTCGGTGCTGGCGGCGCCACTCTTTGCGGTAATACCCGCCGCAGTCTTTTACCGGTTCAGCAAAGTGAAAGACTTTCGCCTGCTGTGGTTTACGGCCCTCTTGGGAATCTATATCCACATTTTTTCTGACCTGGTCACGCCCTATGGTACGATGCTGCTTGCACCGTTATCGAACCACCGTTTCACATTGAGCTCGCAGTTTATCGTCGATCTGTATTTTACGTTCGGGTTGCTCGCTTTCATTTTGCTGGGCAGATACGATGCCAGCCGCCAAAGATTCTGGCACAGGCTCGGATTGTTCTTTATGGTCGCGTACCTCGTTGGCACATTTGGTTTACAGCAATATGCGCATGCACGGGTACGCCGTGCCGTCAGTGAAAACCGTATCGAGTTCGAGAAGATTTCTGCGCTACCCCTACCTCTGAGTATTTTCGATTGGGGTGGCCTGGTGCAGACGAAGAGCGGCGTGCTCCGTGCAGAGTTCAGCCTCTTCGATGACCGGCTTATGTTTGAAGACCTGCGCCACGCGGCCGACGCTTTTGTCGATCGTACCCGCCGGCATGCGCAGGCGGTGTGGTATCTGGGGTTTGCGCACCACCCTCTCGTGCATTCGTTCGTGCAAGACAACAACCACATCGTCGAGATACACGACATGCAATTTTCGGCACCCGCGCGCATGGTCAAAATGTTTGGTATAAAAAAGCCGCACGCGCCCTTTGCCCTAAGGTTTACCTACAATGCGGCGGGTGAGTTGGTGGGCAGTTCGTTTAACGAATAG
- a CDS encoding PilZ domain-containing protein, producing the protein MKADQRAFIRIKATKDITLSVGADSHAGETLDIGQGGLCFTGPSALDLGPAIVLINKSDFVFKGTILAYHRSKVSGEPHFHFRFDKHIDSSILAVVLSL; encoded by the coding sequence TTGAAGGCAGACCAAAGGGCGTTCATTCGAATCAAAGCCACGAAAGACATTACACTTTCGGTGGGTGCCGATTCGCACGCCGGTGAGACCCTCGACATTGGCCAGGGGGGCCTCTGCTTCACGGGTCCGAGCGCGCTGGACCTTGGCCCGGCGATTGTGCTTATCAATAAATCTGACTTCGTTTTCAAAGGCACAATTCTGGCCTACCACAGGTCAAAAGTTTCAGGCGAACCACATTTTCATTTTCGATTCGATAAACACATCGATTCGTCAATCCTCGCTGTGGTACTCAGTCTCTGA
- a CDS encoding DUF1761 domain-containing protein translates to MMPNLAMIALAALIPLAVGFVWYHPKVLGTAWMNAAGLTEEKLKGANMALIFFLVFVFSFLIGLAIISIVIHQGHVYSILVKTPGFGVPGSPVQTMLENFMRDYGQNYRTFKHGVFHGVLFSIFFAFPLISINALFERRGFKYIFIHSGYWLVTIALMGGVICQYA, encoded by the coding sequence ATGATGCCCAACCTTGCAATGATTGCACTCGCCGCTCTGATACCCCTGGCCGTGGGTTTTGTCTGGTACCACCCTAAAGTTCTCGGCACCGCATGGATGAACGCCGCGGGTCTGACAGAAGAGAAACTCAAAGGTGCGAACATGGCGCTCATTTTCTTTCTGGTTTTCGTGTTTTCGTTTCTGATAGGTCTCGCGATTATTTCAATCGTCATTCACCAGGGTCATGTGTATTCGATACTCGTGAAAACACCGGGGTTCGGCGTACCAGGCTCGCCGGTGCAGACGATGCTCGAAAACTTTATGCGCGACTACGGTCAGAACTACCGCACCTTCAAACACGGCGTCTTTCACGGCGTGCTGTTCTCGATTTTCTTTGCTTTTCCGCTCATCAGCATCAACGCGCTGTTCGAGCGCAGAGGCTTCAAATACATCTTTATCCATTCGGGTTACTGGCTGGTGACAATCGCCCTGATGGGCGGTGTGATCTGCCAGTACGCCTGA
- a CDS encoding sterol desaturase family protein: protein MNVYALLTPIAIFFVLLEIAACFAFKRKYINFQEAVANFGTALGNQTTNLLVAAGVYEVYGWLHANYRVAGPLEMTPVNFILLLLGVDFIFYWVHRWGHEMKIMWAAHSPHHSAEEMNFFVALRASVTQRLFSFFFFWPLTLVGFTPFDIYTMTALHLFISFLHHTEFIPKLWRPIEFIFTTPSHHRVHHGANYQYLDKNFGEFLIIWDRMFGTFAEEREKIVYGMYNHPQSFNPIKINFHYYAVIFREMLKAPGLFNKLRIWFMPLSWSPEGKKPLPPEITVQNQKRYQSVMFDGAKTYLVVHAILTAVLMLFVISPKSPLSYEMKWVGAILLWHSIINWAGILESKRWLLPSELARLVLTVAFVAQVSHRWEILTTVTAIAVLSAVWNLIYFRPFTRQVATA from the coding sequence ATGAACGTCTACGCGCTGCTGACCCCGATCGCGATCTTCTTTGTGCTGCTCGAGATCGCGGCCTGCTTCGCCTTCAAGCGCAAATACATCAACTTCCAGGAGGCTGTCGCCAATTTCGGCACAGCCCTGGGTAACCAGACCACCAACCTGCTCGTGGCAGCGGGTGTGTACGAAGTTTATGGCTGGCTACACGCCAACTACCGTGTCGCCGGTCCACTCGAAATGACACCAGTGAACTTCATTCTGCTGCTGCTCGGCGTCGATTTCATCTTTTACTGGGTGCACCGCTGGGGCCACGAGATGAAGATCATGTGGGCGGCACATTCGCCGCACCACTCGGCCGAAGAAATGAATTTTTTCGTCGCACTGCGTGCGAGCGTGACGCAGCGCCTATTCTCTTTTTTCTTTTTTTGGCCGCTGACCCTCGTGGGTTTCACGCCTTTCGACATCTATACGATGACCGCACTGCACCTCTTCATTTCTTTCTTGCACCACACAGAATTTATTCCTAAATTGTGGCGGCCGATCGAGTTCATCTTCACCACGCCGTCGCACCACCGCGTGCACCATGGCGCCAACTACCAGTACCTCGATAAGAATTTCGGTGAGTTCTTGATCATCTGGGACAGGATGTTCGGCACCTTTGCCGAAGAGCGCGAGAAGATCGTCTACGGCATGTACAACCACCCGCAGTCGTTTAACCCGATCAAGATCAACTTTCACTACTACGCCGTGATTTTCAGGGAAATGCTGAAAGCGCCGGGCCTCTTCAACAAGCTGCGCATCTGGTTCATGCCGCTCAGCTGGTCACCAGAAGGCAAGAAGCCGCTGCCGCCCGAAATCACCGTGCAGAACCAGAAACGCTACCAAAGCGTCATGTTTGACGGTGCCAAGACCTACCTCGTGGTGCATGCGATACTGACTGCCGTACTGATGCTGTTTGTGATCTCACCGAAATCCCCACTGTCTTATGAAATGAAATGGGTGGGAGCTATACTCTTGTGGCACAGTATCATCAACTGGGCCGGCATTCTCGAATCGAAACGCTGGTTATTGCCGTCAGAGCTCGCGCGGCTCGTATTGACAGTCGCATTCGTCGCGCAGGTCTCACATCGCTGGGAGATTCTCACGACAGTTACTGCGATTGCGGTACTGTCTGCAGTCTGGAACCTGATCTACTTCAGGCCGTTTACCAGACAGGTTGCGACAGCTTGA
- a CDS encoding TetR/AcrR family transcriptional regulator — translation MGKKTEILTLANRELQEKGVSSLSFRELAAKLGIKSSSVHYYFAHKDDLIEAVADQYGKSMFAAIEADTAKLKPGKARLLKLFDLIESNLENRHCTAGILAAESSQISDEAKALVARFFVDLSEWLRRQLVALGKSEKQSQVLATVILSSIEGCLMMDSLNNKPDYLRDLREFVKSL, via the coding sequence ATGGGAAAAAAAACAGAAATTCTGACCCTGGCCAACCGCGAGCTGCAAGAAAAAGGTGTCTCAAGCCTTAGTTTTCGCGAGCTCGCGGCGAAGCTGGGCATCAAGTCGTCGAGTGTGCATTATTATTTTGCCCATAAAGATGACCTGATTGAAGCTGTTGCCGACCAATATGGCAAGAGTATGTTTGCTGCGATCGAGGCCGACACGGCAAAGCTGAAGCCGGGCAAGGCGCGCCTCTTGAAGCTGTTCGACCTTATCGAGTCGAATCTCGAAAACCGCCATTGCACGGCAGGCATTCTTGCCGCCGAATCTTCACAGATTTCAGACGAAGCCAAAGCGCTCGTGGCTCGGTTCTTTGTCGACCTCAGCGAATGGCTTCGCCGTCAGCTGGTGGCACTGGGCAAATCTGAAAAGCAATCGCAGGTGCTCGCCACCGTAATTCTTTCATCCATCGAAGGTTGTCTGATGATGGACAGCCTGAACAACAAACCTGACTACCTGCGCGATTTGCGCGAGTTTGTCAAATCGCTCTGA
- a CDS encoding DNA alkylation repair protein, which yields MQPLKDQFFSKTYITTLAADVKTAAPDFDAAAFTRQVLDRKWKNRELKDRMHHVADCLHAALNHDYKSSIRLLTPIVQQRIKEGTNSFGDMIFPDFVERFGLEDFKTSVRALEVFTAACSSEFAVRPFIVRYPQEMMQVMLQWSKHKSEHVRRLASEGCRPRLPWAMALPEFKKDPRPVLKILENLKSDTSEYVRRSVANNLNDISKDNLEVALKTAERWAGSSAEVDALVRHALRNELKKGNPRALKLFALATKTKTQIRDLKVSPAKIKIGDAVRIEFSAVVAAAERLRLEYWVFFVKAGGSTSKKVFQITEREFEKGSRHNFSKKHRFQNFTTRKHYAGAHRIVVAVNGEQKAETQVLLQ from the coding sequence ATGCAACCCCTCAAAGACCAGTTCTTCAGCAAGACATACATTACCACGCTCGCAGCCGATGTAAAAACCGCTGCGCCAGATTTTGACGCGGCCGCATTCACAAGGCAGGTACTCGACCGCAAATGGAAAAACCGCGAGCTCAAAGACCGCATGCACCACGTCGCCGACTGCCTGCACGCAGCTCTCAACCATGATTACAAAAGTTCTATCCGCTTGCTGACACCCATCGTGCAGCAGAGGATCAAAGAAGGCACCAATTCATTCGGTGACATGATCTTTCCCGACTTTGTCGAGCGTTTTGGTTTGGAGGATTTCAAAACTTCTGTCAGGGCGCTCGAAGTGTTCACGGCTGCGTGCAGTTCTGAATTTGCGGTCAGGCCGTTTATCGTGCGCTATCCGCAAGAGATGATGCAGGTGATGCTGCAATGGTCGAAGCATAAGAGCGAGCATGTGCGGCGGCTGGCTTCAGAAGGTTGCCGGCCGCGTTTGCCCTGGGCGATGGCATTGCCTGAATTTAAGAAAGACCCGCGGCCAGTGCTCAAGATTCTGGAAAATCTGAAATCCGACACTTCCGAATATGTACGCCGCAGCGTGGCGAATAACCTGAACGATATTTCGAAAGACAACCTCGAGGTCGCGCTGAAAACCGCGGAGCGATGGGCAGGGTCATCGGCTGAAGTTGACGCACTCGTGCGGCATGCGCTGCGCAACGAACTCAAGAAAGGCAACCCGCGCGCACTCAAATTATTCGCCTTGGCGACAAAAACCAAAACGCAAATTCGCGATCTAAAGGTTTCGCCTGCCAAAATCAAAATCGGCGATGCAGTGCGCATCGAGTTCTCTGCGGTTGTGGCCGCTGCCGAGCGTCTGCGGCTCGAGTACTGGGTCTTCTTCGTCAAAGCAGGTGGTAGCACTTCGAAGAAAGTATTCCAGATTACCGAACGCGAATTTGAAAAGGGCTCGCGCCACAACTTCAGCAAGAAGCACCGTTTTCAGAATTTTACGACGCGAAAGCACTATGCCGGTGCGCACCGCATCGTCGTTGCTGTCAATGGTGAGCAGAAGGCCGAGACGCAGGTGCTGCTGCAATAA